One stretch of Fictibacillus sp. b24 DNA includes these proteins:
- a CDS encoding glycine betaine ABC transporter substrate-binding protein has protein sequence MRDLNNFFITMKDTFINRWPEILTGLQQHLFLSLVSILIAAVIAVPLGIFISRRKRVAEPVIGVTAIFQTIPSLALFGFLLPVFGIGSTTAIIALTVYALLPILRNTYTGITGVDKSAVEAGKGMGMTNSQILRMIELPLALPIIMAGLRTATVLTIGVATLAAFIGAGGLGDLIYRGLSTTRNELVLAGAIPAALLAIVFDFILRRIELATEPKASKKRGSWKLPVLLGVPIAALILFFVLRGGGDEDAIVITGKKWTEQYILPYVISEYVKDKTDYPVVVKEAIGETPILTEAIKKGDIDLYVEYTGTGYLTILKEKYDPSMTPDEIYEVVKKGYAKEYNLKWTKPLGFENTYAVALNPETAKQVNVKTISELAPKSNQLSFGGPTEFFEREDGYTPFVETYDLNFQSKKSLDPNLMYSAVKEGKVDVIPAYTTDGRIVRFNLKTLEDDKKFFPPYYAVPIVREDTLKEYPKLEGVLNDLEGKISEKDMAEMNAKVDLDKEDPRKVAKDFLKNKGLIK, from the coding sequence GTGCGGGACTTGAATAATTTCTTTATCACCATGAAAGATACATTCATCAACAGATGGCCTGAAATACTAACAGGGCTTCAGCAGCACTTATTCTTATCGCTCGTATCCATCTTGATTGCCGCTGTTATCGCAGTCCCGCTGGGGATATTTATTTCTAGACGGAAGCGCGTAGCTGAACCTGTTATCGGAGTTACGGCGATTTTTCAAACGATACCGAGTTTAGCACTATTCGGATTTTTGCTCCCTGTATTCGGGATCGGCAGCACGACGGCAATTATTGCTCTAACGGTTTACGCACTGCTGCCAATCTTAAGAAACACATACACAGGGATTACGGGTGTAGATAAATCTGCCGTTGAAGCGGGTAAAGGAATGGGGATGACGAATTCTCAGATTTTACGCATGATTGAACTTCCGCTCGCTTTGCCGATCATCATGGCAGGTCTCAGAACGGCAACGGTATTAACGATTGGTGTTGCGACGCTTGCAGCCTTTATCGGGGCAGGCGGACTTGGGGATCTCATCTACAGGGGTCTTTCTACTACACGAAATGAGCTTGTATTAGCAGGAGCTATTCCAGCAGCTTTACTTGCTATTGTATTTGACTTTATCCTTCGACGTATTGAATTAGCAACAGAGCCAAAGGCTTCAAAGAAGCGCGGTTCATGGAAACTGCCTGTACTTCTTGGTGTGCCAATCGCGGCGCTTATACTTTTCTTCGTACTTCGAGGTGGTGGTGACGAAGATGCTATCGTGATCACAGGTAAGAAGTGGACAGAGCAATATATCCTTCCATATGTGATTTCTGAATATGTGAAAGATAAGACAGACTATCCTGTCGTCGTTAAAGAAGCAATCGGTGAAACGCCAATCTTAACGGAAGCGATTAAGAAAGGTGACATCGATCTATACGTGGAGTATACGGGTACAGGTTATTTAACGATTTTAAAAGAGAAATATGATCCTAGCATGACGCCTGACGAGATCTATGAAGTTGTAAAAAAAGGCTATGCAAAGGAATACAACTTGAAATGGACAAAGCCGCTTGGTTTTGAGAACACGTATGCTGTAGCACTGAATCCTGAGACGGCGAAACAGGTAAATGTTAAAACAATTTCTGAATTAGCACCTAAATCAAATCAGCTTTCTTTTGGCGGTCCAACTGAGTTTTTCGAACGTGAAGATGGCTACACGCCATTTGTGGAAACGTATGATTTAAACTTCCAATCGAAGAAAAGCTTAGATCCGAATTTAATGTATTCTGCTGTAAAAGAAGGAAAAGTGGATGTGATTCCAGCTTATACGACAGATGGGAGAATCGTTCGCTTTAACTTAAAGACGTTGGAAGACGATAAAAAATTCTTCCCGCCTTATTATGCAGTTCCCATTGTAAGAGAGGATACGCTGAAGGAATATCCTAAGCTTGAGGGCGTACTCAATGATCTCGAAGGTAAAATTTCAGAGAAAGATATGGCAGAAATGAACGCAAAAGTAGATCTTGATAAAGAAGATCCGCGTAAAGTAGCCAAGGACTTCCTGAAAAACAAAGGATTAATTAAATAA
- a CDS encoding ABC transporter ATP-binding protein, which translates to MITFKNVGKTFPDGFEALKNIDFQIKEGELVALIGPSGCGKTTTMRMINRLIEPSKGSILINGEDIANQNPVELRRNIGYVIQQIGLLPHMTIEDNISLVPRLKGWEKEKYDGRVDELLDLVGLDPKTFRKRYPSELSGGQQQRIGVIRALAAEPPIILMDEPFSALDPISREQLQDELVKLQDTIKKTIVFVTHDMDEAIKIADRIAILNKGEIIQFDTPERILRHPANDFVKGFIGENRLSAEDASMPEAVDLMRPNPVTARVTRGLAEALKMMKRYGVDSLLITDQQNKLLGITTLEKIEQHFPEEDKTVGDLMDKEIISVDVSATYTEVAEIFATNGVHMIPVLENEKLVGLITRASMMRGLAGLNISAQKPVEGGAGLE; encoded by the coding sequence TTGATTACTTTCAAAAACGTAGGGAAAACGTTCCCTGACGGTTTTGAGGCCTTGAAGAACATAGACTTTCAAATTAAAGAAGGAGAGTTAGTTGCGTTAATCGGGCCTAGTGGTTGTGGAAAGACGACAACCATGAGAATGATAAACCGTTTAATCGAGCCGTCAAAAGGGTCGATTTTAATTAATGGAGAAGATATTGCAAACCAAAACCCCGTTGAGCTGAGAAGGAATATCGGATACGTAATCCAGCAGATTGGACTTCTGCCTCACATGACGATTGAAGACAACATTTCGCTTGTCCCGCGTTTAAAAGGGTGGGAAAAAGAAAAATATGATGGCAGAGTAGATGAATTGCTTGATTTAGTAGGCTTAGATCCTAAGACTTTCAGAAAACGTTATCCTTCTGAGCTAAGCGGCGGTCAACAGCAGCGTATTGGCGTTATTCGTGCTCTAGCTGCTGAGCCCCCGATCATCTTAATGGATGAACCATTCTCAGCACTTGATCCGATCAGCCGTGAACAGCTGCAAGATGAGCTTGTTAAGCTGCAGGATACGATTAAGAAAACAATCGTATTTGTAACACATGATATGGATGAGGCGATTAAGATTGCTGACAGAATCGCAATATTAAATAAAGGTGAGATCATTCAATTTGATACACCAGAAAGAATATTGCGCCATCCTGCAAACGATTTTGTAAAAGGATTTATTGGCGAAAATCGTTTGTCTGCAGAAGATGCTTCAATGCCTGAAGCGGTGGATCTCATGAGACCGAATCCGGTTACTGCAAGAGTAACAAGAGGACTTGCAGAAGCATTAAAGATGATGAAACGATATGGTGTAGACAGTCTTTTGATTACAGATCAGCAAAATAAACTTCTTGGGATTACGACTCTAGAGAAAATTGAGCAGCATTTTCCTGAAGAAGATAAAACAGTCGGCGACCTTATGGATAAAGAAATCATTTCGGTTGATGTATCTGCCACATACACTGAAGTCGCTGAAATTTTCGCCACAAACGGAGTGCATATGATTCCTGTACTCGAAAACGAAAAACTAGTCGGATTGATTACGAGAGCTTCAATGATGCGTGGACTTGCTGGGCTGAATATTTCCGCACAAAAACCTGTCGAGGGAGGTGCGGGACTTGAATAA
- a CDS encoding YhgE/Pip domain-containing protein produces the protein MLKSIGAQFRAVFSNRKIAVPVLAVLFIPVLYSGMFLWAFWDPYDKMEDLPVAVVNQDEGYKYNGENLAVGDEFVKKLKENPQFKWKFVSEEKAKQGLEHNDYYMMIEIPENFSEEATSLSGSSNKKPEIIYTPNAGFNFLAAQIGGTAVDKMKESLSNELTKTYAEVMFDQVEQLAGGLEKAADGSNQVTDGLKKASSGSGELAAGMEEKTPKINELNNGAATFQSKMTEFDSGIDKLLAAHKQLAAGQGQLSNGAQALKSGLSQATAGSEKIKNGSLALQGGAAKLSNGASTLAGSVNEWNAGAQKATAGSKQLEQQINALIQNQENMSDEQVAASLKQLAAASNEINKGLDGLTAATGKIAGGANELSAGAKKLSDSQTAVAQGAEQLHNGQLKLAGGVDQLASGQAKVNEGTQTFQSKLGEAAAGSQQLLAASGKIADGTSTVSSGWQEVTGHVKEIHNGEKKLLDGSGKLSSSLSDAADKTGELDPDSEMFERIANPVSVKTKTFSDVPNYGTGFAPYFLSLGLFVGALLMSIVFPLRDKAGEPRSGFSWFAGKFAFLAVVGVVQALIADAVLLYGLDIEVSNLGAFLGLSIITSLTFLALVQLLVTVLGDPGRFVAIIILILQLTTSAGTFPLELIPNGLQGFNIWLPMTYSVAGFKAVISSGDTSSFIFNLWVLVGFMALCMVGTWIYFATQIRKKKDTEEIAAA, from the coding sequence GTGCTAAAAAGTATCGGAGCTCAATTTAGAGCGGTTTTTTCGAACAGAAAAATCGCTGTACCGGTCTTAGCCGTTCTTTTTATACCTGTGTTATACAGCGGAATGTTCCTTTGGGCGTTCTGGGATCCGTATGACAAGATGGAAGATCTGCCGGTTGCCGTAGTCAATCAGGATGAGGGGTATAAATATAACGGAGAAAACTTAGCTGTTGGGGATGAGTTTGTTAAAAAGCTGAAAGAGAATCCTCAGTTTAAGTGGAAATTCGTAAGTGAAGAAAAAGCAAAGCAAGGACTCGAACATAATGATTATTACATGATGATCGAGATACCAGAAAACTTTTCTGAAGAAGCAACATCATTATCAGGCAGCTCGAATAAAAAACCTGAAATTATTTATACACCGAACGCAGGATTTAACTTTCTAGCAGCGCAAATTGGTGGAACTGCCGTTGATAAGATGAAAGAAAGCTTATCCAACGAACTCACCAAAACATATGCTGAGGTGATGTTTGATCAAGTCGAACAGTTAGCCGGCGGTTTGGAGAAAGCTGCAGACGGTTCGAATCAAGTAACGGATGGTCTGAAGAAAGCTTCGTCTGGAAGCGGCGAACTTGCAGCGGGTATGGAAGAGAAAACACCAAAGATCAATGAACTTAACAATGGAGCAGCGACTTTCCAATCAAAAATGACCGAGTTTGATAGCGGAATTGATAAACTGCTTGCTGCTCATAAACAGCTTGCTGCAGGTCAAGGTCAGCTTAGTAACGGTGCACAAGCTTTAAAGAGCGGTCTTAGTCAGGCGACAGCAGGATCTGAAAAAATTAAGAACGGCAGTCTTGCATTACAAGGCGGTGCTGCTAAATTATCGAATGGCGCGAGTACGCTTGCGGGTTCTGTGAACGAATGGAATGCAGGTGCACAAAAAGCGACAGCAGGATCAAAACAACTAGAACAACAAATCAACGCATTGATTCAAAACCAAGAAAACATGTCAGATGAACAGGTTGCTGCTTCTTTAAAACAGCTTGCAGCGGCAAGCAATGAAATTAATAAAGGATTAGATGGTCTAACCGCAGCAACAGGCAAGATTGCTGGAGGTGCTAACGAACTTTCAGCAGGTGCTAAAAAACTGAGTGATTCACAAACAGCTGTGGCACAAGGAGCAGAGCAGCTTCATAACGGGCAGCTTAAATTAGCTGGCGGAGTGGATCAGCTTGCAAGTGGCCAAGCAAAGGTAAATGAAGGCACGCAAACGTTCCAATCTAAATTAGGAGAAGCAGCAGCAGGTTCACAACAGTTGTTGGCTGCCAGCGGAAAGATTGCAGATGGAACGTCAACGGTTTCATCAGGATGGCAAGAGGTTACAGGTCATGTGAAGGAAATTCACAACGGTGAAAAAAAACTTCTTGATGGAAGCGGCAAGCTATCGTCTTCACTCAGTGATGCAGCAGACAAAACAGGAGAACTTGACCCAGACAGTGAAATGTTTGAGAGAATTGCGAATCCTGTATCTGTAAAAACCAAAACCTTCTCTGATGTTCCAAACTATGGAACAGGTTTTGCTCCTTATTTCTTATCACTAGGGCTTTTCGTAGGGGCATTGTTAATGTCGATCGTATTCCCGTTACGTGATAAAGCAGGAGAACCGCGTTCAGGATTCAGCTGGTTCGCTGGTAAGTTTGCTTTCTTAGCAGTAGTGGGTGTTGTTCAAGCACTTATTGCCGATGCTGTATTGTTATACGGACTGGACATTGAAGTAAGTAACTTAGGAGCATTTCTCGGACTTAGCATCATTACTAGTTTGACGTTCTTAGCTCTCGTACAATTGCTAGTAACTGTACTAGGTGACCCAGGACGATTTGTAGCGATCATTATCTTGATTCTTCAGCTTACAACAAGTGCAGGAACATTCCCGCTTGAACTGATTCCGAACGGTCTTCAAGGCTTTAACATTTGGCTTCCAATGACATATTCGGTTGCAGGCTTTAAAGCAGTGATCTCAAGTGGAGATACGAGCAGCTTCATCTTCAACCTTTGGGTTCTAGTAGGGTTCATGGCACTTTGTATGGTTGGAACATGGATCTACTTTGCAACACAGATTAGAAAAAAGAAAGACACGGAAGAAATAGCAGCAGCTTAA
- a CDS encoding TetR/AcrR family transcriptional regulator: protein MDRRKSILEAAERSFSMFGYKASTVDQIAKIANVGKGTIYTFFSNKEELFSEIITNLVKETKLAASAAIKEDRPFYENLHNALYEVIELRRTHQLAVKLSQEVKELNTSPVTDALQRIEKAVLSFVKKELDKAVEKGEIKECPTDIVAFMMVKLYIALIFDWERDNEALHKEKMLEVLEMFVMDGLRKS from the coding sequence ATGGATCGCAGAAAAAGTATTTTAGAAGCAGCAGAACGTTCTTTTTCTATGTTCGGTTACAAAGCAAGTACGGTAGACCAGATCGCGAAGATTGCAAACGTTGGAAAAGGAACGATCTATACTTTTTTCTCTAATAAAGAAGAGCTGTTTTCTGAAATTATTACGAACCTGGTAAAAGAAACAAAATTGGCGGCTTCTGCTGCAATTAAAGAAGACCGTCCTTTTTATGAAAATCTGCATAATGCGCTTTATGAGGTAATTGAACTTCGGAGAACGCATCAATTGGCCGTCAAACTTTCACAAGAAGTGAAAGAGTTAAACACTTCACCCGTAACAGATGCGCTGCAAAGGATAGAAAAGGCTGTCTTAAGCTTTGTTAAAAAGGAACTCGATAAAGCGGTCGAAAAAGGTGAGATCAAAGAGTGTCCTACAGACATTGTGGCATTTATGATGGTAAAACTCTATATCGCTCTCATTTTTGATTGGGAACGTGATAACGAGGCTCTTCATAAGGAGAAAATGCTAGAAGTACTTGAGATGTTTGTGATGGATGGATTAAGAAAATCCTAG
- a CDS encoding ATP-binding protein — MQAFIEPLFVNIAIIFSFTHLLNMFFPLHPGVIPSYKNQVIFGLISGAGALVCMLFPIETLQDSYFDLRNVPIMIVTLYVGWLPGAICSLIVLVARVVMGGDLVWLGVVLIFLAYVICLIYHGFFDEDKRRWISAMYIAIVYTLFYMLFIHTYLDFLTIDFYFVYFSSFLIAFFSCIFLIERLVKINMQLKETVYLDKLAVAGQMAAAIAHEVRNPMTTIRGMIQFLGSTTTDAKLKEHSPLLIEELDRTNKIITDYLSMVKPDVPKLERITLEKVLKDVISLTAPYGSINNVELTASEIGDYKVCIDEPKLKQGLINIIKNGVEAIEEGGTIHLYPYKVTKKNITIAIEDNGKGMTEEELEQIGLPFYTTKAKGTGLGMMVTYKLIQDMGGKLRYESALNEGTRVLLTLPLSTKVSPLDKEGVE, encoded by the coding sequence ATGCAGGCATTTATTGAACCGTTATTTGTGAATATTGCAATCATTTTCTCCTTTACACATCTTCTAAATATGTTCTTTCCCCTTCATCCTGGTGTTATTCCAAGTTATAAAAACCAAGTGATTTTTGGTTTGATCAGTGGAGCAGGAGCACTGGTTTGTATGCTGTTTCCTATTGAAACTCTGCAAGATTCATATTTTGATCTAAGAAATGTACCGATCATGATTGTGACACTTTATGTAGGCTGGCTGCCGGGGGCAATTTGTTCATTGATTGTACTTGTGGCTAGAGTAGTTATGGGCGGGGATCTTGTATGGCTTGGAGTTGTATTAATATTCTTGGCTTATGTCATCTGTTTGATCTATCATGGATTTTTTGATGAAGACAAACGAAGATGGATTTCTGCGATGTATATTGCTATTGTTTATACGTTGTTTTATATGTTGTTCATTCACACGTATTTAGATTTTCTGACGATCGATTTTTATTTTGTCTATTTCTCAAGCTTTCTGATCGCATTCTTTTCTTGTATTTTTTTAATTGAAAGACTCGTTAAGATCAATATGCAGTTAAAAGAAACCGTTTATTTAGATAAACTTGCCGTTGCAGGACAGATGGCTGCTGCGATTGCACATGAAGTAAGAAATCCAATGACAACAATCAGAGGGATGATTCAGTTTCTCGGGAGTACAACGACAGATGCTAAACTGAAAGAACACTCTCCTCTTTTGATTGAAGAGCTAGACAGAACGAACAAGATTATCACAGATTATTTGTCTATGGTTAAGCCTGATGTTCCAAAGCTTGAAAGAATTACGCTTGAAAAGGTTTTAAAGGATGTTATATCACTTACGGCTCCATACGGTTCGATTAATAATGTGGAACTAACAGCCAGTGAGATCGGCGACTACAAAGTTTGTATTGATGAACCGAAGCTGAAGCAAGGCTTGATCAATATTATAAAAAATGGTGTTGAAGCAATTGAAGAGGGTGGTACGATTCATCTCTATCCTTATAAAGTTACAAAAAAGAATATTACGATTGCGATTGAAGACAATGGTAAAGGTATGACAGAAGAGGAACTTGAACAGATCGGACTTCCTTTTTACACGACAAAAGCAAAAGGTACCGGTCTCGGCATGATGGTAACGTACAAATTGATTCAAGATATGGGTGGAAAACTTCGCTATGAAAGTGCGCTTAACGAAGGAACACGTGTACTGTTAACATTGCCGCTAAGTACAAAAGTAAGTCCGTTGGATAAAGAGGGGGTGGAATAA
- the hemY gene encoding protoporphyrinogen oxidase gives MSERKHVIILGGGITGLAAAFYVQKYANESGKPLTFTLLEGSERLGGKIDTIREDGYVLERGPDSYLARKTVMTDLINDVGLADELVSNETGQAYILHNMKLHPIPEGAVMGIPTKVMPFAFTPLFSAAGKARAGLDLVLPKRSDADRDISVGHFFRRRLGDEVVDRLIEPLLSGIYAGRIDRLSLQSTFPQFVETEKKHRSLILGMKKSQPKIQKTSVPQKKKGAFLTLKGGLSSFIEALSKTLPQDRIKTGANVQNVVRFEDGTYSVQLEDGSSVIGDHVIVTTPYGITKKIFDESLFPAGFHDTKPTSVATVAMSFNEEDVDFSLDGTGFVIAKSEKTSITACTWTSRKWPHTTPQDSVVLRCYVGRAEDQDIVHETDEVILEKVLNDLKKIMGVDARPKFYHVSRMIDSMPQYEVGHKDYVKTLRSTFNEKLPGVKLAGAPYDGVGLPDCVNSAKMAVESLFKG, from the coding sequence ATGAGCGAGCGAAAGCACGTTATTATATTGGGCGGCGGCATAACAGGTTTAGCCGCTGCCTTTTATGTTCAGAAATATGCTAATGAATCTGGGAAGCCATTAACCTTTACTTTACTTGAAGGAAGCGAACGTCTTGGCGGAAAAATCGATACGATTAGAGAAGATGGCTATGTTCTAGAACGCGGTCCGGATTCTTATCTTGCTAGAAAAACAGTTATGACAGATCTCATTAATGATGTGGGTCTAGCTGATGAACTTGTATCGAATGAAACAGGTCAGGCGTACATTTTGCATAACATGAAGCTTCATCCGATTCCAGAAGGAGCTGTGATGGGGATTCCGACAAAAGTAATGCCATTTGCGTTTACACCGCTTTTTTCCGCAGCAGGAAAAGCAAGAGCGGGATTAGATCTTGTCCTGCCTAAACGAAGTGATGCAGATCGTGATATTTCTGTGGGGCATTTCTTCAGAAGACGCCTTGGTGATGAAGTGGTTGACCGCCTGATTGAACCTTTATTATCAGGCATCTATGCTGGACGAATTGACCGCCTCAGTCTGCAATCTACTTTTCCGCAATTCGTGGAAACAGAAAAGAAGCATAGAAGTTTGATTTTAGGTATGAAAAAGTCTCAGCCTAAGATCCAGAAAACATCAGTTCCACAAAAGAAAAAAGGTGCTTTTTTAACGCTTAAAGGCGGATTGTCATCATTCATAGAAGCTCTGTCAAAAACCTTGCCTCAAGATCGCATTAAAACTGGAGCTAACGTGCAGAATGTTGTGCGTTTTGAAGATGGAACGTATTCCGTGCAGTTAGAAGACGGTTCATCGGTTATCGGTGATCATGTAATTGTGACAACTCCTTATGGAATCACAAAAAAAATATTTGATGAATCTCTTTTCCCAGCAGGTTTTCATGATACAAAGCCAACTTCTGTAGCGACGGTCGCGATGAGTTTTAATGAGGAAGATGTGGACTTTTCCTTAGACGGTACAGGTTTTGTTATTGCTAAAAGTGAAAAGACTTCTATTACCGCTTGTACGTGGACGAGCAGAAAGTGGCCGCATACGACACCTCAAGACAGTGTAGTACTTCGCTGTTATGTAGGCCGAGCCGAAGATCAGGATATTGTTCACGAAACAGATGAAGTTATTTTAGAAAAAGTATTGAATGACTTAAAAAAGATAATGGGTGTTGATGCTCGTCCGAAGTTTTATCACGTTTCCAGAATGATTGATTCGATGCCGCAATATGAGGTTGGCCATAAAGACTACGTAAAAACGCTGCGCAGCACGTTTAACGAAAAGCTTCCTGGTGTGAAACTAGCGGGAGCCCCGTACGATGGTGTCGGCCTGCCAGACTGTGTGAACTCTGCTAAAATGGCAGTGGAATCTCTTTTTAAGGGGTAA
- the hemH gene encoding ferrochelatase, with protein sequence MSNKKTGILVMAYGTPRSLDEVESYYTHIRRGRKPSPEQLQELTERYEQIGGISPLAKITEEQAQRIEEEVNRRFSDREFKSYLGLKHIDPFIEDAVHQMKEDGVEEAVTLVLAPHYSTFSVKSYNGRAVEESAKIGGPSFVTIDSWYDEPKYVQYWADGIKQTFNTIPEDEHDKTVVIFSAHSLPEKILQMGDPYPAQLQETADLIAKETNVPHYTIGWQSAGNTPEPWIGPDVQDLTRDLFNEHGYKHFIYCPVGFVADHLEVLYDNDYECKVVTDELGVNYYRPEMPNARPEFIDCLATVIENALAKERM encoded by the coding sequence GTGAGTAATAAAAAAACAGGAATACTCGTGATGGCGTATGGCACGCCAAGAAGTCTTGATGAAGTAGAAAGCTATTATACACACATTAGACGAGGACGTAAGCCTTCTCCTGAACAGCTCCAAGAACTAACTGAACGTTACGAGCAGATCGGCGGGATTTCACCGCTTGCTAAGATTACAGAAGAGCAAGCTCAGAGAATTGAAGAAGAAGTGAACCGCCGCTTTTCTGACCGTGAGTTTAAAAGTTATCTTGGATTGAAGCATATTGATCCATTTATTGAAGATGCTGTGCACCAGATGAAAGAAGACGGTGTTGAAGAAGCAGTTACTTTAGTTCTTGCTCCTCACTATTCAACGTTCAGTGTAAAGTCATACAACGGACGTGCGGTAGAAGAGTCTGCGAAAATTGGCGGACCGTCATTTGTAACCATTGATAGCTGGTATGACGAACCAAAGTATGTTCAATATTGGGCAGACGGCATTAAACAAACGTTTAATACAATACCTGAAGATGAGCATGACAAAACAGTTGTGATCTTCTCTGCGCATAGTCTTCCAGAAAAGATTCTTCAAATGGGAGATCCGTATCCGGCGCAGCTTCAGGAAACAGCTGATCTCATTGCGAAAGAAACGAATGTTCCTCACTATACGATCGGTTGGCAGAGTGCTGGTAACACACCTGAACCGTGGATCGGACCAGACGTTCAGGATTTAACGAGAGATCTTTTTAACGAGCATGGCTATAAGCATTTCATCTATTGTCCAGTAGGTTTTGTTGCTGATCATTTAGAAGTTTTATATGACAATGACTATGAGTGTAAAGTAGTCACGGATGAGTTAGGAGTTAACTATTATCGCCCTGAAATGCCGAACGCAAGACCTGAGTTTATTGATTGTTTGGCAACGGTAATTGAAAACGCACTAGCAAAAGAAAGAATGTGA
- the hemE gene encoding uroporphyrinogen decarboxylase, protein MNEEFLKACRKEKNSHIPVWYMRQAGRSQPEYRKLKEKYSLFEITHRPEICAGVTKLPVDQHGVDAAILYKDIMSPVPAIGVDVEIKSGIGPVIDKPVRTREDVERLGKINPEKDVPYVLDTIKILRQQLEVPLITFAGAPFTLASYMVEGGPSRDYHKTKQLMYSDPESWFMLMDKLGDMTIAYAKAQIAAGAQAFQIFDSWVGALNAQDYAKYIMPVMDRIFSELRGEGVPLILYGTGARHLVMEWNELPIDVIGLDWRLSPREARQMGVTKALQGNLDPSILLAPWEVIEARTKEILDEGMEEPGFIFNVGKGIFPEVNIATLKQLTTFVHEYTSNKLG, encoded by the coding sequence ATGAATGAAGAGTTTTTAAAAGCGTGTCGTAAGGAGAAAAATTCACATATTCCTGTATGGTACATGAGACAGGCGGGCCGTTCCCAGCCGGAGTACCGTAAATTGAAAGAGAAGTATTCACTATTTGAAATCACACATAGACCAGAGATTTGCGCTGGCGTTACGAAGCTGCCGGTTGATCAGCATGGTGTTGATGCTGCGATTCTTTACAAAGATATTATGTCTCCTGTTCCTGCAATTGGCGTGGATGTAGAGATCAAATCAGGAATTGGACCAGTGATTGATAAGCCTGTTCGAACACGTGAAGACGTGGAACGTTTAGGAAAGATCAACCCTGAAAAAGACGTACCATATGTTTTGGATACAATTAAGATTTTACGTCAGCAGTTAGAAGTGCCTCTTATTACGTTTGCAGGTGCTCCTTTTACACTTGCGAGCTATATGGTTGAAGGAGGACCTTCACGCGATTATCATAAAACTAAGCAGTTGATGTACTCAGATCCTGAAAGCTGGTTCATGCTGATGGACAAGCTTGGCGATATGACGATTGCATATGCAAAAGCACAAATCGCTGCTGGCGCACAAGCTTTTCAGATTTTCGATTCATGGGTAGGTGCGTTGAATGCACAGGATTACGCAAAATACATCATGCCTGTTATGGATAGAATCTTCTCCGAACTTCGAGGAGAAGGAGTGCCTTTAATTCTTTACGGAACAGGCGCACGCCATTTAGTAATGGAGTGGAACGAGCTTCCGATTGATGTGATCGGACTCGACTGGAGACTATCACCAAGAGAAGCGCGTCAGATGGGTGTTACGAAGGCGCTTCAAGGAAACTTGGATCCTTCTATTCTATTGGCACCGTGGGAAGTAATTGAAGCACGTACGAAAGAAATTTTGGATGAAGGTATGGAAGAACCAGGATTTATCTTCAATGTGGGTAAAGGTATTTTCCCAGAAGTAAACATTGCGACATTAAAACAACTGACCACCTTTGTCCATGAATATACGTCTAATAAACTAGGGTGA